A genome region from Maridesulfovibrio salexigens DSM 2638 includes the following:
- a CDS encoding bacteriohemerythrin, with product MGRIEWNNSLNIGIKEIDEQHQNLVQMINDILEAFAKGETESAVDRMLGQLHEYTVLHFNAEEKYMEKIEFPYLQSHRHAHARLKGSVKSLRAARFHYEEIPPEEIKELLSKWLIDHILHEDYKIVQFIKQGGTKDWSENIK from the coding sequence ATGGGTAGGATTGAATGGAATAACAGTTTGAATATCGGGATAAAGGAAATAGACGAACAGCATCAAAATTTGGTGCAGATGATAAATGATATTCTTGAAGCCTTTGCCAAGGGCGAAACTGAATCTGCCGTTGACCGCATGCTAGGGCAGTTGCATGAATATACTGTTCTGCACTTCAATGCTGAAGAAAAGTATATGGAAAAGATTGAGTTTCCTTATCTTCAAAGTCATCGTCATGCCCATGCAAGGCTCAAGGGTTCTGTGAAATCATTACGGGCTGCCCGGTTCCATTATGAGGAAATTCCCCCTGAAGAAATAAAAGAGTTGTTGTCCAAGTGGCTGATAGATCACATCCTGCATGAAGATTATAAAATTGTGCAGTTTATTAAGCAGGGCGGCACCAAAGATTGGTCGGAGAACATTAAATAG
- a CDS encoding YifB family Mg chelatase-like AAA ATPase has translation MIAKVSCAALMGIDAFKVDLEVDLTRQGMPAFTMVGLAEGAVKESKERVFSALKNSGYRIPPSRITVNLAPADIRKAGSAYDLPLATSLLGAAGVIDQSALEGWFLAGELSLSGGVKPVHGVLPLAIEARRKGAKGLIVSPENVNEAAVVEGLSVYGVPTLSQLVNFLIGEDHLEPATVDTDLLWSGRQSFGMDFSEVKGQEHAKRAIEIGAAGNHNLLFIGPPGSGKTMLARRIPTVLPPLVFEEALEVTKIYSVSGQLERDKSLMVTRPFRAPHHTISDAGLIGGGAYPKPGEVSLAHRGVLFLDELPEFKKNVLEVLRQPLEGGEVTISRAAMSLSYPADFMLVAAMNPCPCGYFTDERHACTCSAQAVARYRSKLSGPLLDRIDLQIEVPAVEYKDLRDSSGLDSASMRANIERVREIQADRYKDMNILTNSELSGSSLEKFCKLSEAEHSFLEQAVRSLGLSARAYTRILRISRTIADLAGADMIQVQHLAEAINYRSMDRQG, from the coding sequence ATGATTGCGAAAGTTTCCTGTGCAGCCCTTATGGGTATTGATGCCTTTAAAGTTGATCTGGAAGTTGATTTGACCCGGCAGGGCATGCCTGCATTTACCATGGTCGGTCTGGCCGAGGGAGCGGTTAAGGAAAGTAAGGAACGTGTCTTTTCAGCTCTGAAGAATTCCGGATATCGCATTCCGCCATCACGCATTACCGTAAACCTTGCTCCTGCGGATATCCGTAAGGCTGGGTCAGCCTATGATTTGCCTCTGGCAACATCTTTGCTCGGTGCAGCTGGAGTAATTGACCAGTCTGCCTTGGAAGGTTGGTTTTTAGCCGGGGAACTTTCATTGAGCGGAGGAGTCAAACCTGTTCACGGTGTATTGCCGTTGGCTATCGAAGCAAGGCGTAAGGGTGCTAAGGGGCTGATTGTCAGTCCTGAGAACGTCAATGAAGCAGCAGTAGTAGAAGGTCTTTCTGTATACGGTGTCCCGACCCTTTCTCAACTGGTTAATTTCCTGATCGGTGAGGATCATCTTGAGCCTGCAACAGTAGATACAGACCTGCTTTGGTCGGGGCGGCAGTCCTTTGGGATGGATTTTTCAGAAGTCAAAGGACAGGAGCATGCTAAACGGGCTATTGAGATCGGTGCGGCAGGCAACCACAACCTGCTTTTCATCGGTCCTCCGGGCAGTGGCAAGACTATGCTGGCTCGGCGTATTCCTACAGTGCTTCCTCCGTTGGTTTTTGAGGAGGCATTGGAAGTAACCAAGATTTACAGTGTCTCTGGTCAGCTTGAACGCGATAAATCGCTCATGGTTACTCGGCCTTTCCGTGCTCCGCACCATACTATTTCTGATGCCGGACTGATCGGTGGCGGGGCTTATCCGAAGCCGGGAGAAGTTTCATTGGCGCATCGCGGTGTTCTTTTTCTGGATGAACTGCCGGAGTTTAAGAAAAACGTGCTCGAAGTTCTGCGCCAGCCTCTAGAGGGCGGCGAAGTGACCATCTCCCGTGCGGCCATGTCTCTTTCCTATCCGGCTGATTTTATGCTTGTTGCCGCCATGAATCCTTGTCCTTGTGGATATTTCACAGATGAACGGCATGCCTGTACCTGTTCCGCACAGGCTGTTGCCCGTTATCGTTCCAAACTTTCTGGCCCCTTGCTCGACCGTATTGATTTGCAGATTGAGGTTCCAGCTGTTGAGTATAAGGATTTGCGGGATTCCTCCGGCCTTGATTCCGCGTCCATGCGAGCTAATATTGAGCGGGTGCGGGAAATTCAGGCAGATCGGTATAAAGATATGAACATTCTGACCAATAGCGAGCTGTCCGGTTCATCACTGGAAAAATTTTGTAAACTCAGTGAGGCTGAACACAGTTTTCTGGAGCAGGCTGTGCGCAGTCTCGGACTTTCCGCTCGTGCCTACACCCGTATTCTGCGTATCTCACGGACCATCGCCGATCTTGCAGGAGCGGACATGATTCAGGTGCAACATTTAGCTGAGGCTATCAATTACCGCAGTATGGATAGACAGGGCTGA
- a CDS encoding PstS family phosphate ABC transporter substrate-binding protein — translation MKKIIALVAVMVMAFTGSAFAGSIQVKGSTTVLPLMQKSAEAFMKANPNVSISISGGGSSNGAKALIDGTTDIAMMSRDMKGSEIQKATDNGRKPSQFIVALDCIVPVVNPGNPVSKLSKDQLWGIYTGKITNWKEVGGEDAKIVVISRDTSSGTYDCWKSKVMKHDGKKHRVFPGALLQASNGAVAQAVSKNKKAIGYVGLAYLNKELKGVVVNGVGASVATAKDGSYPISRGLNLYTPGAPTGESKALIDFMMSPAGQKLAADTGFIPVK, via the coding sequence ATGAAAAAAATTATTGCTCTCGTTGCTGTGATGGTAATGGCTTTTACAGGTTCTGCATTTGCAGGTTCTATTCAGGTTAAAGGTTCAACAACTGTTCTGCCGCTCATGCAGAAATCAGCTGAAGCCTTCATGAAGGCTAATCCTAATGTTTCAATCTCCATTTCCGGTGGCGGTTCTTCCAACGGTGCAAAAGCTCTCATCGATGGTACCACCGATATCGCTATGATGTCCCGCGACATGAAAGGCAGCGAAATCCAGAAAGCTACCGACAACGGTCGCAAGCCCTCCCAGTTTATAGTTGCACTTGACTGCATCGTTCCTGTTGTAAACCCCGGCAACCCCGTTTCCAAGCTTTCCAAGGATCAGCTCTGGGGTATTTACACCGGTAAAATCACCAACTGGAAAGAAGTTGGCGGCGAAGATGCTAAGATTGTTGTTATCTCCCGTGACACCTCCTCCGGTACCTATGACTGCTGGAAGAGCAAAGTCATGAAGCACGACGGTAAAAAACACCGCGTATTCCCCGGCGCTCTCCTTCAGGCTTCCAACGGTGCTGTTGCACAGGCTGTCTCCAAAAACAAAAAAGCCATCGGCTACGTTGGTCTTGCTTACCTGAACAAAGAGCTCAAAGGTGTTGTTGTTAACGGTGTTGGAGCTTCCGTTGCTACTGCTAAAGACGGTTCCTACCCCATCTCTCGTGGCCTGAACCTCTACACTCCCGGCGCACCCACTGGTGAATCCAAAGCTCTCATCGATTTCATGATGAGCCCTGCCGGTCAGAAGCTTGCAGCTGATACCGGCTTCATTCCCGTAAAATAA
- the pstA gene encoding phosphate ABC transporter permease PstA, whose translation MREKIQKVVFMLFKAAAAVNGLALLIIVGFVLYYGLPAMSWEFLTENPRESMTAGGIFPCIVGTIVLSYGALMIALPWGIATAIYLNEYATSPRLVRIIRLGINNLAGVPSVVFGLFGLSLFVTVMGMGVSIMAGVCTLGALALPLVIGASEEALRSVPQTYREASLGLGATKWQTIYKVVLPAALPGMLTGAILTLSRAAGETAAIMFTAAVFFTPEMPESLFDDVMALPYHIYVLATAGTEIEKTRHIQYGTSLVLITLVLSMNMLAIYIRAKMQKKGNK comes from the coding sequence ATGCGGGAGAAGATCCAGAAAGTGGTCTTTATGTTGTTCAAGGCTGCTGCTGCCGTTAACGGCCTTGCTCTGCTTATTATCGTCGGCTTCGTGCTTTACTACGGCCTCCCGGCCATGAGCTGGGAGTTCCTTACTGAAAACCCGCGTGAGTCCATGACCGCAGGCGGTATTTTCCCCTGTATTGTGGGCACTATCGTGCTTAGTTACGGCGCCTTGATGATTGCACTGCCTTGGGGAATCGCAACAGCCATCTATCTCAATGAATATGCAACTTCACCTCGACTGGTACGTATTATTCGTCTGGGAATCAATAACCTTGCAGGTGTTCCATCCGTTGTTTTCGGGCTCTTCGGGCTTTCCCTGTTTGTTACCGTTATGGGGATGGGCGTAAGCATTATGGCCGGGGTCTGTACCCTCGGCGCACTGGCCCTGCCGCTGGTAATCGGGGCATCCGAGGAAGCGCTTCGCTCTGTTCCCCAGACCTACCGTGAAGCCTCACTCGGCCTCGGAGCGACCAAATGGCAGACTATTTATAAAGTTGTACTGCCCGCAGCTTTGCCCGGAATGCTCACCGGTGCAATCCTGACCCTTTCAAGGGCTGCCGGGGAAACCGCTGCGATCATGTTCACTGCAGCCGTGTTCTTCACCCCGGAAATGCCGGAATCCCTTTTTGATGATGTAATGGCTCTTCCTTATCATATCTATGTTTTGGCAACAGCCGGTACTGAAATCGAAAAGACAAGGCATATCCAGTACGGCACATCTCTAGTATTGATCACCCTTGTGCTGAGTATGAACATGCTGGCTATTTACATCAGGGCAAAGATGCAGAAAAAAGGTAATAAGTAA
- a CDS encoding protoporphyrinogen/coproporphyrinogen oxidase yields the protein MKYRYVIIGAGPTGLGAARRLSELGEKSFLVLEKNSWAGGLASSFTDSKGFTWDIGGHVMFSHYDYYDKMIEDVLKGEYIEHLRESWVRILQSWVPYPFQNNIRYLPNQEKWECVRGLLPGERSEDKPNNFLEWIHSIFGKGIAKHFMEPYNYKVWATRPENMSFSWIGERVSVVDLRSVLKNILLEQDQLSWGPNNKFKFPLKGGTGAIFKNLAETVSEYIKYDTNVAVIDPQAKTVTDTKGNSYEYEHLLNTGPIDILASRWLATPSTQLINAAQALKHNSVIVAGIGLSSSKPDSRCWMYFPENDNPFYRITNFHNYSPNNTPQPGKGRALMCEVSYSNDKVIDKNNIMREVEDGLVNTAMLKEEDRKDIISRWSINVDYGYPIPCLQRDEALKVLQPALESMDIYSRGRFGGWKYEVSNMDHSVMQGVEWAERMINAQPETTYRIS from the coding sequence ATGAAATACAGATATGTCATAATCGGCGCGGGTCCCACCGGCCTTGGCGCGGCCCGTCGGCTTTCTGAGCTTGGTGAAAAATCATTCCTCGTACTGGAAAAAAATTCCTGGGCAGGAGGGCTGGCTTCCAGCTTTACTGATTCCAAAGGATTTACATGGGACATTGGCGGGCATGTGATGTTTTCCCATTACGACTATTATGACAAAATGATCGAAGACGTGCTTAAGGGTGAATATATCGAGCACTTACGCGAATCATGGGTCCGTATTCTTCAAAGCTGGGTTCCCTACCCTTTCCAAAACAATATTCGCTACCTCCCCAATCAGGAAAAGTGGGAATGCGTGCGCGGGCTTCTGCCGGGAGAACGTTCAGAAGATAAGCCGAACAACTTTCTTGAATGGATTCATTCCATATTCGGTAAGGGCATCGCCAAACATTTCATGGAACCATACAATTATAAGGTATGGGCCACCCGTCCCGAAAACATGTCCTTCTCATGGATTGGTGAACGGGTAAGCGTGGTTGATCTTCGTTCTGTGCTCAAAAATATTCTTCTTGAGCAGGATCAGCTTTCATGGGGGCCGAACAATAAATTCAAATTTCCCCTTAAAGGAGGAACCGGAGCCATTTTTAAAAATCTGGCTGAAACGGTTTCCGAGTATATTAAATATGACACCAATGTGGCTGTCATTGATCCGCAGGCTAAAACTGTTACAGACACCAAAGGTAATTCATATGAATATGAACACCTGCTCAACACCGGTCCCATAGATATTCTCGCTTCACGCTGGCTGGCTACCCCTTCTACACAACTCATCAACGCAGCCCAGGCCCTTAAACACAACAGCGTGATTGTTGCTGGTATCGGACTGTCCAGTTCCAAACCGGATTCCCGCTGCTGGATGTACTTTCCTGAAAATGACAACCCGTTTTACAGGATTACCAATTTCCATAACTACTCACCAAACAACACACCGCAACCCGGCAAAGGACGGGCTCTCATGTGTGAAGTTTCATATTCAAATGACAAAGTTATCGATAAGAACAATATAATGAGAGAAGTAGAAGACGGCTTGGTCAATACTGCCATGTTGAAAGAAGAAGACCGCAAAGACATCATTTCGCGCTGGTCAATTAATGTGGATTACGGCTATCCCATCCCTTGCCTGCAACGCGATGAAGCGTTAAAAGTTCTTCAGCCTGCCCTTGAATCCATGGACATCTATTCCCGCGGCCGTTTCGGTGGCTGGAAGTACGAAGTTTCTAACATGGATCATTCTGTAATGCAGGGAGTAGAATGGGCTGAACGAATGATTAACGCGCAGCCGGAAACCACATACAGGATCAGTTAA
- a CDS encoding M24 family metallopeptidase, with the protein MTISTATYEQRRENVRKRLKDRGHPPLLVSFAANRYYLSGFELHDPQCNETAGWLIIDPAGRDFLLTDPRYHDAARKVWKEDDIFIYSGRKFDALREFFKLNGFKKISYDPKSINIFEHEKLNDFCELKPVSGLVEDLRLIKDETEIKLMEESCALNHKVYELLEPKLVPGRTEAEIAWDVEQLFRNNGASELSFPSIVGIGPNAALPHAIPGNDKLEDGSLVLIDMGGRVGDYCSDQTRTFWVGDKPSDRFLTVRDQVQEAQMEAIKVLRPGLPIQHAYHTAKAVFEKYGVEKYFTHSLGHGIGLETHEPPSVSPIASGELKPGMVITVEPGLYYSDWGGIRWEYMVLITEDGYKIL; encoded by the coding sequence ATGACAATTTCCACCGCCACTTACGAACAACGGCGGGAGAATGTTCGCAAACGCCTTAAGGATCGCGGACATCCCCCTCTTCTGGTCAGCTTCGCAGCCAACCGCTACTACCTCAGCGGCTTTGAACTTCACGATCCCCAGTGCAATGAAACAGCAGGCTGGCTGATCATTGATCCCGCAGGCCGGGATTTCCTGCTCACCGACCCCCGCTACCACGATGCGGCCCGCAAGGTCTGGAAAGAAGATGACATCTTCATTTATTCAGGTCGTAAATTCGATGCCCTGCGTGAATTCTTCAAATTAAACGGCTTCAAAAAAATTTCTTACGATCCGAAATCTATCAATATTTTTGAGCATGAGAAACTTAATGATTTCTGTGAGCTCAAACCTGTTTCAGGGTTGGTGGAAGATCTTCGCCTGATCAAGGATGAAACTGAAATCAAGCTCATGGAAGAATCCTGCGCTTTGAACCACAAGGTTTACGAACTGCTTGAGCCTAAGCTTGTTCCCGGTCGCACTGAGGCTGAAATAGCATGGGACGTGGAACAGCTTTTCCGTAACAACGGTGCCTCCGAACTTTCTTTCCCCAGCATTGTCGGTATCGGCCCCAACGCAGCTCTGCCCCACGCTATCCCCGGCAATGACAAGCTTGAAGACGGTTCATTGGTACTTATCGATATGGGCGGCCGCGTAGGAGATTACTGCTCCGACCAAACCCGTACATTCTGGGTAGGCGACAAACCTTCCGACCGTTTTCTCACCGTGCGCGATCAGGTGCAGGAAGCACAGATGGAAGCTATCAAAGTGCTGCGTCCCGGACTACCGATCCAGCACGCCTACCACACCGCCAAAGCTGTTTTTGAAAAATACGGAGTGGAAAAGTACTTTACCCATTCGCTCGGACACGGTATCGGCCTTGAAACACATGAGCCGCCCAGCGTAAGCCCCATTGCTTCCGGTGAACTTAAGCCGGGCATGGTCATCACTGTGGAACCCGGTCTCTACTACTCCGATTGGGGCGGTATCCGCTGGGAATACATGGTTTTGATTACTGAAGACGGATATAAGATTTTGTAA
- a CDS encoding TetR/AcrR family transcriptional regulator → MPRTPTQKRSQDKKRRIIVAGMKLFSEKGFHKTGPTEIAQEAKVSVGSFYSYFKDKKDLLDQVSEAYAASITKGVYGNFADNAPYSKGSREITAYIVETAKQAHTLSTELHREMLALKNREAHMAELDRNIVQALQNGVAQILGNCPDKVRIKDLDLGARLVSGAIEETMHRCILESAEPDTEKAFNELTEMCHRYLFEKE, encoded by the coding sequence ATGCCCCGGACACCAACCCAGAAACGAAGTCAGGATAAAAAACGCCGAATCATTGTTGCCGGGATGAAACTGTTCTCCGAAAAAGGATTCCACAAAACAGGGCCTACAGAAATTGCACAGGAAGCCAAAGTTTCAGTAGGCTCTTTCTACAGTTACTTCAAAGACAAAAAAGACCTGCTGGATCAGGTAAGTGAGGCATATGCTGCCAGCATTACAAAAGGCGTTTACGGCAATTTTGCAGACAATGCTCCGTACTCGAAAGGTTCACGGGAAATCACCGCTTATATAGTGGAAACCGCGAAACAGGCACATACTCTGTCAACAGAACTGCACCGTGAAATGCTGGCCCTGAAAAACAGAGAAGCACATATGGCCGAACTGGACCGCAACATAGTGCAGGCACTACAAAATGGGGTGGCCCAAATACTGGGAAATTGCCCGGACAAAGTCAGAATTAAGGACCTAGACTTAGGGGCCAGACTTGTCAGCGGGGCAATAGAAGAAACAATGCACCGCTGCATACTTGAATCCGCAGAACCGGACACGGAAAAAGCTTTTAACGAACTGACCGAGATGTGTCACAGATATCTTTTCGAAAAAGAATAG
- the pstC gene encoding phosphate ABC transporter permease subunit PstC, which produces MIHSIFLGTAFTSILVLFLIMMFLFIEGLPIFKHVSVTDFIFGHEWYPTDEDPAFGIWPLIVGSGTVTMLSSLIAIPLGVMTAIYLAEIAPLKVRNIVKPAVEMLAALPSVVIGFFGMVVVAPFLQETFDIAVGLNLFNASVMLAFMAVPTITSISEDALYSVPPELKEASLALGATHWQSIYKVIVPASLSGISTGVILGMARSIGETMVVLMVAGGAGLLPTSIFDPVRPMPASIAAEMGEAPFHSDHYYALFAIGMVLFLFTMAFNLIADYVAHKYKQVGSASL; this is translated from the coding sequence ATAATTCACTCTATTTTTCTGGGAACAGCTTTTACCTCGATTCTGGTCCTCTTCCTGATCATGATGTTTCTTTTCATCGAAGGCCTGCCCATATTCAAGCATGTTTCCGTAACTGATTTTATTTTCGGTCACGAATGGTATCCCACTGATGAAGATCCCGCATTCGGTATCTGGCCCTTGATTGTCGGTTCCGGAACGGTGACCATGCTTTCATCACTTATCGCAATCCCACTCGGTGTAATGACTGCGATTTATCTTGCTGAAATCGCTCCGCTCAAGGTGCGCAACATTGTTAAGCCGGCAGTCGAAATGCTGGCCGCCCTGCCTTCTGTTGTTATCGGTTTTTTCGGTATGGTTGTGGTCGCTCCGTTCTTGCAGGAAACGTTTGATATCGCGGTTGGACTGAACCTTTTCAATGCTTCGGTCATGCTCGCTTTTATGGCTGTGCCGACTATTACCAGTATTTCCGAGGATGCACTCTATTCAGTTCCCCCGGAACTTAAAGAGGCCTCCCTCGCTCTTGGTGCCACCCACTGGCAGTCCATTTATAAAGTTATCGTACCGGCTTCACTTTCCGGCATTTCTACCGGGGTTATCCTTGGTATGGCCCGTTCAATCGGCGAGACCATGGTTGTTCTCATGGTTGCCGGTGGCGCAGGGCTGTTGCCGACCTCAATCTTTGATCCAGTCCGTCCCATGCCAGCATCAATTGCTGCTGAAATGGGTGAAGCTCCTTTTCATAGTGATCATTACTATGCGCTCTTCGCAATCGGCATGGTGCTTTTCCTGTTTACCATGGCTTTCAACCTCATCGCTGATTACGTGGCCCATAAATACAAACAGGTCGGTTCCGCCTCCCTGTAA
- a CDS encoding class I SAM-dependent methyltransferase has product MKPVMNAFTKQQELWDQIFTESESYFGEQPSLLAQKSLELFRENNVCSVLESGCGQGRDTFLFAQDGIKVTALDYSTRAVDEISAKATSSSLSSYIDSRCFDIRKPLPFESESFDACYSHMLLCMELTMAEISCALSELHRVLKPGGLAVYSVRSIFDRHYRAGDHLGENLYEVGKFAVHFFSEDKLRGLASGFKIKSIERIEEGALPRDLFCIVMEKCSTRYAPTFESCSGGNRQTDKVPFARNRAHYHCPGGT; this is encoded by the coding sequence ATGAAGCCGGTAATGAATGCCTTTACCAAGCAGCAAGAGCTTTGGGATCAAATCTTTACAGAGTCCGAAAGTTATTTTGGTGAACAACCCAGTCTTCTAGCGCAGAAGTCGCTGGAGTTGTTTCGGGAAAATAACGTTTGTTCCGTATTGGAGTCCGGTTGTGGGCAGGGGCGTGATACGTTTTTGTTTGCCCAAGACGGTATCAAGGTTACAGCCCTTGACTATTCCACCCGGGCCGTTGATGAAATTTCTGCCAAAGCTACTTCCTCTTCCCTCTCTTCTTATATTGATTCCCGTTGCTTCGATATCCGCAAACCGCTTCCTTTTGAATCTGAATCCTTTGATGCCTGTTACTCTCATATGCTGCTGTGCATGGAGCTGACTATGGCTGAGATTTCTTGTGCTTTGAGTGAGTTACACAGGGTTTTGAAGCCCGGTGGACTGGCTGTTTATTCTGTGCGCTCAATTTTTGACCGCCATTATCGAGCTGGTGATCATCTGGGTGAGAATTTGTATGAAGTAGGTAAGTTCGCGGTTCATTTTTTCAGCGAGGACAAGCTTCGTGGATTGGCCAGCGGTTTTAAAATCAAATCCATTGAACGTATTGAAGAGGGTGCGCTTCCCAGAGATCTTTTTTGCATTGTGATGGAGAAATGTTCCACACGTTATGCGCCGACCTTTGAGTCCTGTTCCGGTGGAAATCGTCAAACGGACAAAGTCCCATTTGCCCGCAACCGGGCACATTATCACTGCCCCGGTGGAACATGA
- a CDS encoding DUF4911 domain-containing protein has translation MYIQIAPSDIAIFRFLMEAVENLALFTIADRFKGILLLRYSPHQEREFREFMNGLKQEIDIKFLPNPSDPA, from the coding sequence ATGTATATTCAGATTGCACCTTCTGATATTGCAATCTTTCGTTTCCTCATGGAGGCCGTGGAGAATCTAGCACTTTTCACCATTGCCGACCGCTTCAAAGGAATTCTGCTGCTACGCTACAGCCCGCATCAGGAAAGGGAATTCCGTGAATTCATGAATGGACTCAAGCAGGAAATCGACATCAAATTCCTGCCCAATCCATCTGATCCGGCATAA
- a CDS encoding methyltransferase family protein: MEERNKSVFGVGLKIFKPTIIYGLASLIITLIFPKIFLMTFLPSSAFNILGGMLLGIGIAFLFISGVTVKKAIAEERLETTGTFAIVRNPLYFAWIAFIFTGSAIATQAWLLFGMCFVAYYKFLHHIPEEEAVLEELFGKEYLDYKKQVPSIVPNLKELL; the protein is encoded by the coding sequence ATGGAAGAACGCAATAAAAGTGTATTCGGAGTCGGCCTGAAAATTTTCAAGCCTACAATTATTTACGGCCTTGCATCCTTGATCATCACACTGATCTTTCCCAAAATTTTCTTGATGACTTTCCTGCCCAGTTCGGCATTCAATATTCTGGGCGGCATGCTGCTTGGAATCGGCATAGCTTTTCTCTTCATTTCCGGAGTTACAGTAAAAAAAGCCATTGCTGAAGAACGTCTGGAAACAACCGGAACTTTCGCCATAGTGCGTAACCCGCTCTATTTTGCCTGGATCGCATTCATCTTCACCGGAAGTGCCATTGCGACTCAGGCTTGGTTGCTATTTGGAATGTGCTTTGTAGCTTATTACAAGTTCCTGCACCACATCCCGGAAGAAGAAGCTGTGCTGGAAGAACTTTTCGGGAAGGAATATCTGGACTATAAAAAACAGGTTCCTTCCATTGTTCCCAACCTGAAAGAACTGCTCTAG